A stretch of Haemorhous mexicanus isolate bHaeMex1 chromosome 32, bHaeMex1.pri, whole genome shotgun sequence DNA encodes these proteins:
- the LOC132340548 gene encoding uncharacterized protein LOC132340548, protein MEPQEVSPAQLLEALVSVVATLGEVAATVTGSHQGVQQCLSPDSLRAALRRFTQSLRETLDHSSVPSLGQALATLRATSWISWADVRAVAKAWQRLVAALRDRWDQLALEAAELCVACADAAPARARDLWYKTARRGTAWHRLAATAQRPTVALDWEEVAWVGATRNVLEAAATSEEEVATSEEEVATSMQELAPSEEEAAISEEELAPSEEEAAISEEELAPSEEELAPSEEEAATNKAMGEAVVAASQARAATRRGHWAEVALRPLERLVDVCDRNMDYCLWEIRIILNRTKKASPNVPVALVAKVAEAEQLWEAGSRLAKERLLGIFELIDNLLLSPSGGPGGPGGPCSRTVDEWCQEAIKDIPRLLQGQ, encoded by the exons ATGGAGCCCCAAGAG gtgtcccctgcccagctgctggaggctctgGTGTCCGTGGTGGCCACCCTGGGTGAAGTGGCGGCCACCGTGACCGGGTCACACCAGGGCGTGCAGCAGTGCTTGTCTCCAGACTCCCTGCGCGCTGCCCTGAGGAGATTCACCCAGAGCCTCCGTGAGACCCTGgaccacagcagtgtcccctccctgggccaggccctggccaCCCTCAGGGCCACCTCTTGGATCAGCTGGGCCGATGTGAGAGCTGTGGCCAAGGCCTGGCAGAGGTTGGTGGCCGCGCTCAGGGACAGATGGGACCAGCTGGCCTTGGAGGCCGCCGAGCTCTGTGTTGCCTGCGCGGACGCGGCCCCTGCCCGGGCCAGGGACCTGTGGTACAAGACTGCCCGCCGGGGGACAGCTTGGCACAGACTGGCGGCCACCGCCCAGCGGCCAACGGTGGCCCTGGACTGGGAGGAGGTGGCCTGGGTGGGGGCCACACGCAATGTCCTGGAGGCAGCGGccaccagtgaggaggaggtggccaccagtgaggaggaggtggcCACGAGCATGCAGGAACTGGCCCccagtgaggaggaggcagccatcagtgaggaggagctggcccccagtgaggaggaggcagccatcagtgaggaggagctggcccccagtgaggaggagctggcccccagtgaggaggaggcagccaCCAACAAGGCCATGGGAGAGGCCGTGGTGgctgccagccaggcaagggcggccaccaggaggggacattgggCAGAGGTGGCCCTGAGGCCACTAGAGCGCTTGGTGGACGTGTGTGACAGGAACATGGATTACTGCCTCTGGGAGATCAGGATCATCCTGAACAGGACAAAGAAGGcatcccccaatgtccctgtggccttggtggccaaggtggccgaggccgagcagctgtgggaggccgGCTCCCGCCTGGCCAAGGAGCGCCTGCTGGGGATATTTGAGCTCATTGACAACCTCCTCTTGAGTCCctctggtggccctggtggcccagGTGGCCCCTGTAGCCGCACAGTGGATGAGTGGTGCCAAGAAGCCATCAaggacatcccaaggctgctgcagggacagtga